The following are encoded together in the Kwoniella europaea PYCC6329 chromosome 1, complete sequence genome:
- a CDS encoding actin-2: MATEFDDVLTNQPVVIDNGSGTIKAGFAGEEQPSCYIPSFVGRPKHPRVMAGAIQDNLFIGRRAQELRGLLKIKYPMEHGVVTDWDDMERIWGWVYGEGLKALSEEHPVLLTEAPLNPRQNRDVAAQIFFETFNVPAFFTSVQAVLSLYSSGRTTGIVLDSGDGVTHAVPVFEGFSMPHAIRRIDIAGRDVTDHLQLLLRKSGYYLHTSAEKEVVRTIKEKTCYLAINPAKEEKDQSGAWEEFRLPDGKVIQLGVERFLAPEILFNPELIGQEYPGVHQVIVDSINRTDLDLRKSLFSNIVLSGGSTLCTGFGDRLLNEVKKLALKDVKLKIYAPPERKYSTWIGGSILAGLSTFKKMWVSADEYKEDPDIIHKKAF, encoded by the exons ATGGCAACTGAATTCGACGATGT GTTGACGAATCAACCTGTTGTGATTGACAAT GGCTCCGGTACGATCAAAGCTGGTTTTGCAGGTGAAGAGCAGCCGTCATGTTATATCCCTTcctt CGTCGGTCGTCCAAAACATCCCCGGGTAATGGCAGGTGCTATACAGGATAACCTATTTATAGGAAGACGAGCACAGGAATTGAGAGGATTATTGAAGATAAAATATCCAATGGAACATGGGGTGGTGACTGATTGGGATGATATGGAGAGGATATGGGGTTGGGTGTACGGGGAGGGTCTGAAAGCTTTGagtgaagag CACCCTGTACTTCTCACCGAAGCACCTCTCAACCCACGTCAGAATAGAGATGTAGCCGCTCAGATATTTTTCGAAACGTTCAACGTGCCAGCGTTCTTCACGAGTGTACAAGCTGTTCTATCACT ATACTCTTCGGGGCGTACGACAGGTATAGTTTTAGACTCTGGAGATGGAGTGACCCACGCCGTACCTGTATTCGAAGGATTCTCGATGCCACATGCGATTCGACGGATAGACATAGCAGGAAGGGATGTGACGGATCATCTGCAGCTGTTACTCAGGAAGTCCGGATATTATCTACATACGTCTGCGGAGAAAGAGGTAGTTAGGACAATAAAAGAGAAAACATGTTATCTGGCTATCAATCCTGctaaggaggagaaagatcagTCGGGAGCATGGGAGGAATTTAGGTTACCTGATGGGAAGGTTATACAG CTCGGTGTGGAGAGGTTTTTGGCTCCTGAGATACTATTCAACCCAGAACTGATAGGTCAAGAATATCCTGGTGTACATCAG GTCATCGTGGACTCCATAAATAGGACGGATCTGGATCTGAGGAAATCGCTGTTCAGTAATATCGTATTGTCAGGTGGATCAACATTGTGTACAG GTTTCGGAGATAGGTTGTTGAACGAGGTTAAGAAGCTGGCGTTGAAAGATGTTAAATTGAAGATATATGCACCACCAGAAAGAAAA TACTCGACATGGATAGGAGGTAGTATCTTAGCTGGATTGAGTACattcaagaag ATGTGGGTATCGGCCGATGAGTACAAAGAAGATCCTGATATCATACATAAGAAGGCGTTTTAG